The following coding sequences lie in one Glycine soja cultivar W05 chromosome 16, ASM419377v2, whole genome shotgun sequence genomic window:
- the LOC114391078 gene encoding uncharacterized protein LOC114391078 produces the protein MKNLTSLGLGSNQFHVPISRNLSGCLRLEAINLARNHLNAGVPVTLKNLQSLTQLSVSNSSLHNLSATLESEQRFNPKVVKSTQEAADAGSVMESSQCVPISYILDISRVKMSVFVSCSMFVLHRLFHLQALKGTGVSTTIMALQHDHQKLEIIGFPFGFDAVAGFLITIAICFTSG, from the exons ATGAAAAATCTAACCTCCCTTGGTCTTGGTTCCAATCAATTCCATGTTCCAATCTCTAGAAATCTATCAGGTTGTCTAAGATTGGAAGCCATTAATCTTGCTAGGAACCATCTCAATGCTGGAGTACCTGTCACTCTCAAGAATCTTCAGTCCTTAACCCAACTTTCAGTTTCAAACTCCAGCTTGCATAATTTGTCTGCAACACTAGAG TCAGAGCAAAGGTTCAATCCCAAAGTGGTTAAGTCGACGCAAGAAGCTGCAGATGCTGGATCTGTCATGGAATCATCTCAGTG TGTCCCCATATCTTATATTTTAGATATTAGTCGTGTCAAAATGTCCGTATTTGTGTCATGTTCGATGTTTGTGCTTCATAGACTTTTCCATCTACAAGCTTTGAAGGGAACAGGGGTCTCTACTACCATTATGGCACTTCAGCATGATCACCAGAAGTTGGAGATCATTGGTTTTCCATTTGGATTTGATGCTGTTGCTGGTTTTCTTATAACCATCGCCATTTGTTTCACTTCTGGatga
- the LOC114389392 gene encoding PHD finger protein ING2-like: MAIARTGVYVDDYLEYASTLPAELQRLLNTVRELDDRSQSMITQTRQQTKYCMGFSSHGSKKGNHHSYNNNYGNEDDNAAIEKMRKEIEANQDSALSLCTEKVLLARQAYDLIDSHIKRLDEDLNNFAEDLKQEGKIAPDEPAILPPLPIVPKPEKRKPIYVTPQSKRIDYRDRDWDRERDRDFELMPPPGSHKKEYATPMDVDQPIDPNEPTYCVCHQVSFGDMIACDNENCQGGEWFHYSCVGLTQETRFKGKWYCPTCILLPQCQR, from the exons ATGGCAATTGCACGCACTGGAGTCTACGTCGACGACTATTTGGAGT ACGCGAGCACATTACCCGCTGAACTTCAGAGGCTGCTCAACACTGTTCGGGAACTCGATGATCGATCCCAAT CTATGATAACCCAGACCAGGCAGCAGACGAAGTACTGTATGGGGTTCTCATCACATGGCTCTAAGAAGGGTAATCATCACAGTTATAATAACAATTATGGGAATGAGGACGACAATGCCGCTATTGAGAAAATGCGAAAAGAAATCGAGGCAAATCAGGATAGTGCATTGAGTCTTTGTACTGAGAAGGTTTTGCTGGCGCGACAAGCATATGACCTG ATAGATAGTCATATAAAACGACTTGATGAGGATTTAAACAACTTTGCCGAAGATTTAAAGCAAG AGGGTAAAATAGCACCAGATGAACCAGCAATTCTGCCCCCGTTGCCTATAGTCCCTAAACCTGAAAAGCGTAAACCCATATATGTAACTCCTCAATCAAAGAGAATTGATTACAGGGATAGAGATTGGGATAGGGAGCGTGATAGGGACTTTGAGCTGATGCCTCCACCAGGAAGTCATAAAAAGGAGTATGCTACCCCGATGGATGTTGATCAACCCATTGATCCAAATGAACCGACATACTGTGTTTGTCATCAG GTATCTTTTGGAGATATGATTGCTTGTGACAATGAAAAT TGCCAAGGAGGTGAATGGTTCCACTATTCGTGCGTTGGGCTAACGCAAGAGACAAGGTTCAAGGGAAAGTGGTACTGTCCGACTTGCATATTACTCCCACAATGTCAACGATGA
- the LOC114390930 gene encoding NADPH-dependent aldehyde reductase-like protein, chloroplastic: protein MASSSESQSQSKPLQDRVAIVTGSSRGIGREIALHLASLGARLVVNYTSNSAQADSVAAQINAGSATTTPRAVVVQADVSDPAQVKSLFDSAERAFDSPIHILVNSAGVIDGTYPSVADTTVESFDRTFAVNARGAFACAREAANRLKRGGGGRIILLTTSQVVALRPGYGAYAASKAAVEAMVKILAKELKGTQITANCVAPGPIATEMFFEGKTEEVVNRIVQESPLGRLGETKDVAPVVGFLATDASEWVNGQIVRVNGGYI from the coding sequence ATGGCTTCTAGTTCAGAATCTCAATCTCAGTCTAAACCGCTCCAAGACCGAGTTGCAATCGTCACCGGCTCGTCCCGCGGAATCGGCCGAGAAATCGCGCTTCACCTCGCCTCACTCGGCGCGCGACTCGTCGTCAACTACACCTCCAACTCGGCCCAAGCCGACTCAGTCGCGGCGCAGATCAACGCCGGTTCCGCCACCACGACACCGCGCGCCGTCGTGGTCCAAGCCGACGTGTCCGATCCGGCTCAGGTGAAGTCGCTCTTCGACTCGGCCGAGCGCGCCTTCGACTCGCCGATCCACATCCTTGTCAACTCGGCGGGCGTGATCGACGGCACGTATCCCTCCGTCGCCGACACCACCGTGGAGTCCTTCGACCGCACTTTCGCGGTGAACGCGCGTGGCGCCTTCGCGTGCGCCAGGGAGGCCGCGAACCGCCTCAAGCGCGGCGGCGGAGGGCGGATCATTCTACTGACGACATCGCAGGTGGTGGCGCTGAGGCCGGGGTACGGGGCGTACGCGGCGTCGAAGGCGGCGGTGGAGGCAATGGTGAAGATCCTGGCGAAGGAACTGAAAGGGACGCAGATAACGGCGAATTGCGTTGCGCCGGGACCGATTGCGACGGAGATGTTCTTCGAGGGTAAGACGGAGGAGGTGGTGAATCGGATCGTGCAAGAGAGTCCCTTGGGGAGGCTCGGTGAGACCAAAGACGTGGCACCCGTTGTGGGATTCTTGGCCACTGATGCTTCTGAATGGGTCAACGGTCAAATTGTTCGTGTCAACGGTGGCTATATttag